The Longimicrobiales bacterium genomic interval GCAGCTCACGCAGTTCGTCGCCAGCCTCAGCTTCTCGTTCTGATCATGCGCACGCATCCTCGAGGGGGAGACTCCATGAACGTTTTGCGACTCGCACGCCGCTGCCGCGGCCTGCTGGCGCTCCCGCTGCTCGCGACGATGACTGCCGCGTGCAGCGAGATCACGGATCTCGAGCAGAGCAATCCCGGGCAGATCCTGGTGCGCGACGCATACGTGCCCGAGAACGCCGCACTGCTCGTGAACGGCGCGATCGGCGACTTCGAGTGCGCCTACCAGCGCTATGTGGTGGGTGGCGGCCTCATGAGCGACGAGCTCGCGAACGCGTGGCTGCACTCGACCAACTACATGTTCGACGCGCGCAACCACCCGACCAACGGCTCGTACGGCACGACCGGCTGCACCAGCGCGCAGTTCATGGGCATCTACACCCCGCTCTCGGTCGCGCGCACGTCCGCGGACACGATCCTCGCGCGGCTCGAGGAGTGGACGGACGAGCAGGTGGAGGACCGCCAGGGGCTGATCGCGCAGGCGGCCGCGTATGCCGGCTACAGCCTGCTGCTGCTGGGCGAAGCAATGTGCAGTGCGGCCATCAACATCGGGCCGGAGATGACGCCTGATCAGCTGCTGGCCGAGGCGGAGTCCCGCTTCGACCGGGCGATCACGGCGGCCAACGCGGCGGGTGACGAGACCATGCTGCACTTCGCGACGCTGGGCCGCGCCCGAACCCGGCTCGAGCTCGGCAACCTCGCCGGTGCCGCTGCCGACGCGGCGACGATCCCGGACGGCTTCGTCGTGGATGCGGTGGCAGGCGACGGCTCCACGCGCGTGCACAACATGGTCTGGGTCCACCTGGACGTCGCGGGCAACGCCTACTCCTCGATCGAGGACATCTGGGAGAACGCGACGGACATGGGCGCGCCGGATCCGCGCGTGACGGTGATCAACACCGG includes:
- a CDS encoding RagB/SusD family nutrient uptake outer membrane protein, which encodes MNVLRLARRCRGLLALPLLATMTAACSEITDLEQSNPGQILVRDAYVPENAALLVNGAIGDFECAYQRYVVGGGLMSDELANAWLHSTNYMFDARNHPTNGSYGTTGCTSAQFMGIYTPLSVARTSADTILARLEEWTDEQVEDRQGLIAQAAAYAGYSLLLLGEAMCSAAINIGPEMTPDQLLAEAESRFDRAITAANAAGDETMLHFATLGRARTRLELGNLAGAAADAATIPDGFVVDAVAGDGSTRVHNMVWVHLDVAGNAYSSIEDIWENATDMGAPDPRVTVINTGRTGSNGNTIILAQAKYPTRSSPVPIARTAEARLIVAEHLVSTGDLQGAEDIINELHAAAGLPEYDVTGLTADEVMQHVIQERAHELFLEGHRFADANRYELPLYPAAGTPFPNGGTYGDQRCFPLPDVERNNNPNIPKL